In Deinococcus sp. QL22, the following are encoded in one genomic region:
- a CDS encoding helix-turn-helix domain-containing protein, whose amino-acid sequence MARPARRIDISEDADELLRELEISPHTHPKVRLRASILRLHRQGWSIPQLSAHFGRNHQAIHHDFTRFEERGIPGLADECPPGQPSKVTPEMEQFLHKQLREQRFWNAPLLCEALAQQFGVGIRPRALANHLQRLGYRWKRARYSPAQTLDPEIIAPHQASLEILKRGHWTANSP is encoded by the coding sequence ATGGCTCGTCCTGCTCGCCGCATTGACATTTCCGAAGACGCTGATGAGCTGCTTCGGGAACTGGAGATCAGTCCACACACCCACCCGAAGGTTCGCCTGCGGGCCAGCATCCTTCGGCTGCATCGACAGGGCTGGAGCATTCCACAACTCTCCGCGCATTTTGGCCGGAACCATCAGGCCATCCACCATGATTTCACCCGTTTCGAGGAGCGCGGCATTCCCGGATTGGCCGATGAGTGTCCACCTGGACAGCCCTCGAAAGTGACGCCAGAGATGGAGCAGTTTCTTCACAAGCAACTGCGAGAACAGCGCTTCTGGAATGCTCCACTGCTGTGCGAGGCTCTCGCACAGCAGTTTGGGGTGGGAATTCGACCTCGTGCATTGGCCAATCACCTGCAACGTCTGGGATACCGCTGGAAACGCGCCCGATATTCACCCGCTCAGACGCTCGATCCTGAAATTATCGCACCACATCAGGCTTCTTTGGAGATCTTAAAAAGGGGGCACTGGACAGCAAACTCACCCTGA
- a CDS encoding transposase, with translation MLSVGATWFKRGSGQQFEIPTRWGSSGRINLIGTYSLHACEEVLEVRELEGSCNGDQVIAYLNTLASVGDPNQLTVVVLDNAPFHRSAKLREQRASWEQQGLFLRYLPPYAPFLNLIEEVWRKLKGILMPRRCDNAVTELRAALMTGLKILGAKFI, from the coding sequence ATGTTGTCGGTGGGGGCGACGTGGTTTAAGCGAGGTTCTGGGCAGCAGTTTGAAATCCCCACTCGGTGGGGATCCTCTGGACGAATCAACCTCATCGGCACCTACAGCCTGCACGCCTGCGAAGAAGTGCTGGAAGTTCGCGAACTGGAAGGCAGCTGCAACGGGGATCAGGTGATCGCATATCTGAATACCTTGGCCTCGGTTGGTGACCCGAACCAGCTCACGGTCGTCGTCCTGGACAACGCGCCCTTTCACAGGAGCGCGAAACTCAGGGAACAACGCGCGTCTTGGGAACAGCAGGGGCTGTTCCTTCGGTATCTTCCACCCTATGCGCCCTTTCTGAACCTCATTGAGGAGGTGTGGCGGAAGTTGAAGGGGATTCTGATGCCGCGTCGTTGTGACAACGCCGTGACTGAGCTCCGGGCCGCGCTCATGACTGGGCTCAAGATTCTTGGGGCAAAGTTTATCTAG
- a CDS encoding OsmC family protein, with protein MKKTLNVTWLGEQRYLGVSESGHQLLIDNSPTKIGVSPMEALLGALATCTAYDVVEIMKKRRTPLASYRIEVEGERADTDPKRYTTITVRHIASGEGVTDDALSKAAHLSHEKYCSVAASISSEILLETRLG; from the coding sequence ATGAAGAAGACCCTGAACGTGACTTGGCTGGGCGAGCAACGCTACCTCGGTGTCAGCGAGAGCGGCCACCAACTTCTGATCGACAACAGCCCCACCAAAATCGGCGTGTCCCCGATGGAAGCCCTGCTGGGCGCACTGGCGACCTGCACCGCCTACGACGTGGTGGAAATCATGAAAAAGCGCCGCACCCCACTGGCGAGTTACCGAATTGAGGTGGAAGGCGAGCGGGCCGACACCGACCCCAAGCGCTACACCACGATCACGGTTCGGCACATTGCCAGCGGGGAGGGTGTAACCGACGACGCGCTGAGCAAAGCCGCCCACCTGAGCCACGAAAAATACTGCTCGGTGGCGGCCAGCATCAGCAGTGAAATCCTGTTGGAGACTCGGCTGGGGTAG
- a CDS encoding penicillin-binding protein 2 — MSRARAGDVIDRRNRIRKKAGGAAVGTGGRGGAGRIGTKAQVSGAPAVQWVAFGLSLALAGLGFRLYQLQITQHSQFAVQADSNFQRDEVIPALRGEIRTRDGVLLATNRLAVDLIYTGRRDPKDPEQAFPAWDKIVYLAGIQPDVLSGGQPREPDRTKETETVLARNIPQDKLSALYEYTVLIPSLELRERVERVYPENKFAAHALGYVLEANEEQVKEGGYTIGDLVGVSGLEYSLQQTLQGKNGLRRREVTANGKPQTDRVLTAGQKGQDVTLTLDSRLQRAAEQALREGLADVNAGRLKYAQPPEPLTRGAIIAIDPRTNEVLAMASSPTFDPNWFSRVPSPDNAAKTAALLSSSLDAVMQNRVVQTFDAGSVFKPASTLAYIERWGNKTFNCLPSIRYGGPRYNWHRSGSLGNVDGRLAIAYSCNTWYYQAAIDADPITFANYLGKRAGELGYGRPTGLELVGEKSGYLPTPLNFSDTYRTANLRRKAAGEEPLVYYPGQSLSFAIGQDSLLVTPAQVTSVLSTIVNEGKRRPLTLVKAVAGKPSPHPLPEQVPGKQADFRLVKEGMNITTAGTTPWGTAQHVLGPQWFPVRTAGKTGTAENGQSFRKGYAYTNAWYEGYGPIDNPNFMVVAFFQNGGEGSGPALNATAKMFATRWCLTLDERNHATGPQQPCMGELDNMHKVMKIRAQRAAATAAKGTAGQ; from the coding sequence ATGAGTCGGGCGCGGGCAGGAGACGTGATTGACCGCCGCAACCGTATTCGCAAAAAGGCGGGCGGGGCCGCAGTTGGCACGGGCGGGCGGGGCGGCGCAGGACGCATCGGCACCAAAGCGCAGGTCAGTGGTGCGCCCGCCGTGCAGTGGGTGGCGTTTGGCCTCAGTCTGGCGCTGGCGGGGCTGGGCTTCCGGCTGTACCAGTTGCAGATTACGCAGCATAGCCAGTTTGCGGTTCAGGCCGACAGCAACTTTCAGCGCGACGAGGTGATTCCAGCCCTGCGCGGCGAAATCCGCACGCGGGACGGGGTACTCCTGGCGACCAACCGCCTCGCCGTAGACCTGATCTATACCGGACGGCGCGACCCCAAAGACCCCGAACAAGCGTTTCCGGCGTGGGACAAAATCGTGTATCTGGCGGGCATCCAGCCCGATGTGCTGAGCGGAGGCCAACCCCGCGAACCCGACCGCACCAAAGAAACGGAGACGGTTTTGGCCCGCAACATTCCGCAGGACAAGCTCTCGGCGCTGTACGAATACACGGTGCTGATTCCCAGCCTGGAACTACGCGAGCGTGTGGAACGGGTCTATCCTGAGAATAAGTTTGCGGCGCATGCACTGGGCTACGTGCTGGAAGCCAACGAGGAACAGGTCAAAGAAGGCGGCTACACCATAGGCGACCTGGTAGGCGTGTCGGGGCTGGAATACAGTCTTCAGCAGACCTTGCAGGGCAAAAACGGCCTGCGCCGCCGCGAGGTGACTGCCAACGGCAAACCCCAAACAGACCGGGTGCTGACTGCAGGCCAAAAAGGGCAAGACGTGACTCTGACCCTGGACAGCCGCCTGCAACGCGCCGCCGAGCAAGCCCTGCGCGAAGGTTTGGCCGACGTGAACGCGGGCCGCCTGAAGTATGCCCAGCCGCCCGAACCGCTGACACGCGGCGCCATTATTGCCATAGACCCACGCACCAACGAGGTCTTGGCGATGGCCAGCAGCCCCACCTTCGATCCCAACTGGTTTTCCCGCGTACCCAGCCCCGACAACGCGGCCAAAACAGCGGCCCTGCTGTCGAGCAGCCTTGACGCCGTGATGCAAAACCGCGTGGTGCAGACCTTTGACGCGGGTAGTGTGTTTAAGCCCGCCAGTACGCTGGCCTACATAGAACGCTGGGGCAACAAGACCTTCAATTGCCTGCCCAGCATCCGGTACGGCGGCCCGCGCTACAACTGGCACCGCAGCGGCAGCCTCGGCAACGTAGACGGACGGTTGGCGATCGCCTATTCGTGCAATACGTGGTACTACCAGGCCGCCATAGACGCCGACCCCATCACCTTTGCCAACTACCTGGGCAAGCGGGCCGGAGAGTTGGGCTATGGCCGACCCACCGGGCTGGAACTGGTGGGCGAAAAGAGCGGGTATCTGCCCACACCGCTTAATTTTTCCGACACGTATAGGACGGCCAACCTGCGGCGCAAGGCTGCCGGAGAAGAACCCCTGGTGTATTACCCCGGCCAATCTCTCAGCTTTGCCATCGGACAGGACAGCCTGCTGGTCACCCCCGCACAGGTCACGTCGGTGCTGAGCACGATTGTGAATGAAGGCAAGCGCCGCCCGCTGACGCTGGTGAAAGCTGTGGCTGGCAAGCCCTCCCCCCACCCGCTGCCCGAACAGGTGCCGGGAAAACAGGCCGACTTCCGGCTGGTCAAAGAAGGCATGAACATTACGACTGCCGGAACGACCCCCTGGGGCACGGCTCAGCATGTGCTGGGGCCGCAGTGGTTCCCAGTACGCACGGCAGGCAAAACCGGAACCGCCGAAAACGGCCAGAGCTTCCGCAAGGGCTACGCCTACACCAACGCCTGGTATGAGGGGTACGGCCCCATAGACAATCCCAATTTTATGGTCGTGGCTTTTTTCCAGAACGGCGGCGAAGGCTCCGGCCCGGCCCTGAACGCCACCGCCAAAATGTTCGCCACCCGCTGGTGCCTGACGCTGGATGAGCGCAATCACGCCACCGGGCCTCAGCAACCCTGCATGGGCGAACTGGACAACATGCATAAGGTGATGAAAATTCGGGCGCAGCGGGCCGCCGCCACCGCCGCGAAGGGAACGGCGGGACAGTAG
- the mreD gene encoding rod shape-determining protein MreD, giving the protein MIRRSGRNTGLAPRGPGRWVGVVVYVLLLLIVQGVLSRLLDPLRIPAPDLFLLTGAALAWRLPPVQAVVAGYGVGLIQDVLGGGALGLHAAGVGAGAVLVLLVRRYVGDSGIFQALFTVLAATTGQWLAFLFLTYWLRSDLVTVDTLRQTVPLALLSTLLIYPFWNRLVTWGMGERPGPEDGLS; this is encoded by the coding sequence ATGATAAGACGTTCCGGCAGAAATACCGGACTGGCTCCGCGTGGGCCGGGACGCTGGGTGGGCGTGGTGGTGTACGTGCTGCTGCTGCTGATCGTGCAGGGCGTGTTGTCGCGCTTGCTCGATCCCCTCCGCATTCCGGCCCCCGACCTATTTTTGCTGACTGGTGCGGCGTTGGCGTGGCGCTTGCCCCCGGTGCAGGCGGTGGTGGCAGGCTACGGTGTGGGCCTTATTCAGGACGTACTGGGCGGCGGGGCGCTGGGGCTGCACGCGGCGGGCGTAGGAGCCGGCGCGGTGTTGGTGCTGCTGGTACGGCGTTACGTGGGCGACTCAGGCATTTTTCAGGCACTGTTTACGGTGCTGGCGGCCACCACTGGGCAATGGCTGGCCTTCTTGTTCCTCACCTACTGGCTGCGCTCCGATTTGGTCACGGTGGACACCCTGCGCCAAACGGTGCCGCTGGCACTGCTGAGTACGCTGCTCATTTACCCGTTCTGGAACCGCCTCGTCACCTGGGGGATGGGCGAACGGCCCGGCCCAGAGGACGGGTTGTCATGA
- the mreC gene encoding rod shape-determining protein MreC: MGRFTFRRGMKGWRSVLLVYGGLLLLSMVATRFQVIMPTAISGSVAPITRIGVVAADNLRRAYTTVVNERNLAGEVGSLRKQNDVLRQRNELLTREVSRLRQVMQITATQAPNALGIAQVVAVDPSPLLARITLNRGTDDGVRVRMPVTVPGGLVGQVTSVSSNRATVVALVDPESSVGVTLQGNRGGRGMAVGVSPDRLRAQFSRSVPVKVGDVLVTSSLGGVYPVGIRVGTIESVLPLGPNDVNRTVTVKPAIDVGVVEDVTILEGL; encoded by the coding sequence ATGGGCCGTTTCACATTCAGGCGCGGCATGAAAGGCTGGCGTTCCGTGCTGCTGGTGTACGGCGGCCTGCTGCTGCTGAGCATGGTCGCGACCCGCTTTCAGGTGATCATGCCCACCGCTATTTCGGGTTCGGTGGCCCCGATTACGCGCATTGGCGTGGTGGCCGCCGATAATCTGCGCCGCGCCTATACCACTGTAGTCAACGAGCGCAATCTGGCGGGAGAAGTGGGCAGTCTCCGCAAGCAAAACGACGTGCTGCGGCAGCGCAACGAATTGCTGACGCGGGAAGTCTCGCGCCTGCGCCAGGTGATGCAGATCACGGCCACCCAAGCGCCCAACGCGCTCGGCATCGCACAGGTGGTGGCCGTAGACCCGAGTCCGCTCTTGGCCCGCATTACCCTCAACCGGGGCACCGACGATGGCGTGCGGGTGCGAATGCCCGTGACCGTTCCCGGCGGTCTGGTGGGCCAGGTGACGAGCGTCAGCAGCAACCGCGCCACGGTAGTCGCGCTGGTGGACCCCGAAAGCAGCGTGGGCGTGACCTTGCAGGGCAACCGGGGCGGGCGCGGAATGGCGGTGGGCGTCTCTCCAGATCGTCTGCGGGCGCAGTTTTCGCGCAGTGTACCCGTCAAGGTAGGGGACGTATTGGTGACCAGCAGTTTGGGCGGCGTGTACCCAGTGGGCATCCGGGTGGGTACCATCGAAAGCGTGCTGCCCCTCGGCCCCAACGACGTGAACCGCACCGTGACCGTGAAGCCCGCCATAGATGTGGGTGTCGTAGAGGACGTTACTATTCTGGAAGGGCTATGA
- a CDS encoding Maf family nucleotide pyrophosphatase translates to MILASGSPRRRELLRNLGVTFRVVVSGEPEDSPETDPARLAAELAMLKAGAVAALHPDAVIIAADTVVAVNGQLLGKPADATENRAFLEALSGRTHQVLTGVAVRSASGLNCEVERTDVTFRPLTAQEIAYYAATGEGLDKAGGYGIQSVGMALVSGIQGDYSNVVGFPLTLVTRLLRAAGVPVWGQLNSAHLAADSLPQPVGVSSA, encoded by the coding sequence GTGATTCTGGCTTCGGGCAGCCCACGCCGCCGCGAATTGTTGAGGAATCTGGGCGTGACTTTCCGGGTGGTCGTCAGTGGCGAGCCGGAAGACAGCCCCGAAACCGATCCGGCGCGGCTGGCAGCAGAATTGGCGATGCTGAAAGCGGGAGCGGTGGCCGCCCTACATCCGGACGCCGTGATTATCGCCGCCGATACAGTGGTGGCCGTAAACGGGCAACTGCTGGGCAAGCCCGCCGACGCCACCGAGAATCGGGCGTTTCTGGAAGCCTTGTCGGGTCGCACGCATCAGGTTTTGACGGGTGTGGCGGTGCGGTCTGCATCCGGTCTAAACTGCGAGGTAGAGCGCACCGACGTGACCTTCCGGCCCCTGACCGCGCAGGAAATCGCCTATTACGCGGCCACAGGAGAGGGGCTGGACAAGGCGGGCGGCTACGGCATCCAGAGCGTAGGCATGGCGCTGGTGTCGGGCATTCAGGGCGACTATTCCAACGTGGTGGGCTTTCCGCTGACGCTGGTGACCCGGTTGCTGCGGGCGGCGGGCGTGCCCGTGTGGGGCCAACTGAATTCCGCTCATCTTGCTGCCGACTCTCTGCCCCAACCTGTCGGGGTGTCCTCGGCGTGA
- the deoC gene encoding deoxyribose-phosphate aldolase: MKLAPYIDHTLLKATATAEDIRTLCAEAREHNFYAVCINPVYVPMAASELAGSGVKVATVCGFPLGAVSSDQKALEARLSAEAGADEIDMVIHIGAALEDNWDAVEADVRAVRRAIPEQVLKVIIETCYLTDDQKRGATEASVKGGADFVKTSTGFGTGGATPADVRLMRDVIAGRAQIKAAGGVRSPADALEMIEAGATRLGTSGGVALVAGEKTGAGY; the protein is encoded by the coding sequence GTGAAGCTCGCCCCGTACATTGACCATACTTTGCTTAAAGCCACCGCCACCGCCGAAGACATCCGCACCCTGTGCGCCGAGGCCCGCGAACACAACTTTTATGCCGTGTGCATCAACCCCGTCTATGTGCCGATGGCCGCCTCAGAACTGGCGGGCAGCGGCGTAAAAGTCGCCACCGTGTGCGGCTTTCCGCTGGGGGCCGTCAGCAGCGACCAGAAGGCGCTGGAAGCCCGCCTGAGTGCCGAAGCCGGGGCCGATGAAATCGATATGGTCATTCATATCGGCGCGGCGCTGGAAGACAACTGGGACGCCGTAGAAGCCGATGTGCGGGCCGTGCGGCGGGCCATTCCGGAGCAGGTGCTGAAAGTGATTATTGAAACCTGCTACCTGACCGACGACCAGAAACGCGGCGCTACCGAGGCCAGCGTGAAGGGCGGCGCGGATTTTGTGAAGACCAGTACTGGGTTTGGCACGGGCGGGGCTACCCCCGCCGACGTGCGCCTGATGCGCGACGTCATCGCGGGCCGCGCCCAGATCAAGGCGGCGGGCGGCGTGCGCTCTCCTGCCGACGCACTGGAAATGATCGAAGCAGGAGCTACCCGCCTTGGCACATCGGGCGGCGTGGCGTTGGTGGCAGGCGAAAAGACCGGCGCAGGATACTGA